In one window of Nicotiana tabacum cultivar K326 chromosome 12, ASM71507v2, whole genome shotgun sequence DNA:
- the LOC107805573 gene encoding uncharacterized protein LOC107805573: MSISLSYHPIFSHFLFMYMMLIFMTTSIQHVSAKSYLNASEKHSINSSSYEAFSLLKWKASLENANQSLLSSWVVTSSTRPSPCHWDGISCDKFGRVTQMDIANYGIRGTLHHLNFSSFPHLQLIDFSNNSLHGTLPQNICNLSRLSFLDLRSNNFSGIIPPEIGFLKNLKNLYLTVNELYGPIPSSLGNLKSLVHLCLLGNKLNGTLPIELENLTHLEIFQIAENNLTGHLPQNVCIGGKLTKFTAYDNNFIGNIPRSLKNCSKLTRLRLERNQLSSNISEAFGVYPNLIYIDLSHNKFYGGLTSKWGISHNLTSLKISNNNLSGTIPIEIGNLTKLEMLDLSSNHLTGEIPKNLESLTLLLVLDLHGNKISGEIPIEVGKLSKLTRLDLAANNISGKIPREIGDCRQLWNLNLSKNMLNTTIPSNLGNLHSLLYLDLSYNMLGGEIPRIIGSLQSLEIMNLSHNNLCGSIPSSFNERVSLSSIDISSNQLVGPLPKIMAFQNASIEQLRDNHDLCCSNHSGMKPCSSLGKKERTSRKIILTLTLSLISVALLLLVITCILFLTKKKRNTSSIQPREPSSNSFSIRGFNGKLAYENIITATENFDSKYCIGKGGHGTVFRVELPCGQVVAVKKVHALEDEEYSDDNLKSFSKEIQTLVNIRHRNIVRLYGFCSHARHSFLIYELLEGGNLSQNLSNKDRARELDWLRRVDIVKGVANALWYLHHECSPPIVHRDISSNNVLLDDEGNPHVSDFGTAKLLRLNSSNRTSFAGTFGYVAPELAYTMKVNEKSDVYSFGVLSLEVILGHHPGDIIAAISSLSSASSAHGTLLKDIIDQRPQAPGRQEAEELIKITKLAFACLRQSPQARPTMKQVCVSLSKEKLPSESLFSTVILGHLLEPTLPRC; this comes from the exons ATGAGTATTTCCTTATCATACCATCCAATTTTCAGTCATTTTCTCTTCATGTATATGATGTTGATCTTTATGACTACTTCTATTCAACATGTTTCTGCCAAATCTTATCTAAATGCTTCTGAAAAACATTCAATTAATTCAAGTTCATATGAAGCATTTTCTCTCTTAAAATGGAAGGCAAGTCTTGAAAATGCAAATcaatcacttctttcttcttgggtGGTGACAAGCAGTACTAGACCTAGTCCTTGCCATTGGGATGGCATTTCTTGTGATAAATTTGGAAGAGTTACTCAAATGGATATTGCAAATTATGGGATTAGAGGTACTCTTCACCACCTAAATTTCTCTTCCTTTCCCCATCTCCAATTAATTGATTTTTCCAATAACTCACTCCATGGTACACTGCCACAAAACATATGTAACCTTTCAAGATTAAGTTTTCTTGATTTGAGGTCCAATAATTTTTCTGGAATTATTCCACCTGAAATAGGATTCttgaaaaatctcaagaacttataTCTAACAGTGAATGAACTCTATGGTCCCATCCCTTCAAGCTTAGGTAACTTAAAATCCCTTGTGCATTTGTGTTTGCTTGGAAATAAACTCAATGGAACCCTTCCAATAGAGCTTGAAAACCTTACACATTTGGAAATTTTTCAAATAGCTGAGAACAATCTTACCGGTCACTTGCCACAAAATGTATGCATTGGTGGAAAACTGACTAAATTCACAGCATATGATAATAACTTTATTGGTAATATCCCTAGAAGCTTGAAAAATTGCTCTAAACTAACCAGACTTAGGCTTGAAAGGAACCAATTATCTAGCAATATATCAGAAGCTTTTGGTGTCTATCCAAATCTAATTTACATTGATTTGAGTCACAATAAGTTTTATGGTGGATTGACATCAAAATGGGGCATTTCTCATAATCTAACCAGCTTGAAAATCTCCAACAACAACTTGTCTGGAACCATACCTATTGAGATAGGAAATCTGACTAAACTAGAAATGCTTGATCTCTCTTCTAATCACTTGACCGGCGAAATTCCTAAAAATTTGGAGAGCTTAACTCTCTTGCTGGTACTTGATTTGCATGGAAATAAAATTTCGGGGGAAATACCTATAGAAGTGGGAAAGTTGTCTAAACTTACAAGACTTGACTTAGCTGCAAATAATATAAGTGGCAAGATTCCAAGAGAAATAGGAGATTGCAGGCAGCTTTGGAACTTGAATTTAAGCAAGAACATGTTAAACACAACTATTCCTTCTAATTTAGGAAATTTACACTCCCTACTGTATCTTGATCTCAGTTATAACATGCTCGGTGGTGAGATACCGCGAATCATAGGATCATTGCAAAGCTTGGAAATCATGAATCTTTCACATAATAACTTGTGTGGTTCAATCCCATCAAGTTTCAATGAACGCGTTAGTTTGAGTTCTATTGATATATCTTCCAATCAATTGGTTGGTCCTCTTCCCAAGATCATGGCATTTCAAAATGCATCGATTGAACAATTAAGAGATAACCATGATTTGTGCTGCAGCAATCACAGTGGTATGAAACCTTGCTCTTCCTTAGGGAAAAAAGAGAGGACAAGTAGAAAGATTATACTGACCTTAACTCTGTCTCTTATCTCGGTTGCCCTACTTCTACTTGTGATTACTTGTATTCTTTTTCTaacaaaaaagaagagaaatactAGTAGTATTCAGCCTAGAGAACCATCTAGCAATTCTTTTTCGATTCGGGGATTTAATGGGAAACTAGCATATGAAAACATCATTACAGCAACAGAGAATTTTGATAGCAAATATTGCATTGGAAAAGGAGGACATGGAACTGTCTTTAGAGTAGAATTACCATGTGGTCAAGTTGTTGCAGTGAAAAAAGTTCATGCTTTAGAAGATGAAGAATACTCTGATGACAACTTGAAAAGCttttcaaaagaaatacaaactcTTGTAAACATCCGCCATAGAAATATAGTGAGGCTTTATGGATTTTGTTCACATGCACGCCACTCGTTCTTGATTTATGAGTTGTTGGAAGGAGGAAACTTGTCGCAAAACCTTAGCAATAAGGATAGAGCAAGAGAATTAGATTGGCTCAGGAGAGTTGATATTGTCAAGGGGGTAGCAAATGCATTGTGGTACTTACATCATGAGTGTTCACCTCCTATAGTTCACAGAGATATATCAAGTAACAATGTCCTCTTAGATGATGAAGGCAATCCCCATGTTTCTGATTTTGGCACTGCAAAACTCTTAAGGCTTAACTCCTCTAATCGGACATCGTTCGCTGGAACATTTGGCTATGTAGCtccag AGCTTGCTTACACAATGAAGGTAAATGAGAAGAGTGATGTTTACAGTTTTGGGGTGCTATCACTGGAAGTCATTTTAGGTCATCATCCAGGTGATATTATTGCAGCTATATCATCACTTTCATCAGCGTCAAGCGCCCATGGAACATTGTTAAAGGATATCATTGACCAACGACCACAAGCTCCTGGAAGACAAGAAGCAGAAGAATTGATTAAGATCACAAAGCTAGCATTTGCATGTCTTCGTCAAAGTCCTCAAGCTCGGCCAACTATGAAGCAAGTTTGTGTGTCTTTATCAAAGGAAAAGTTACCTTCAGAAAGCTTGTTCTCCACTGTTATATTAGGCCACTTGCTTGAACCAACACTACCAAGATGCTGA